A segment of the Sphingopyxis sp. OAS728 genome:
GAAAGCCGGGGCCCAGAATTCCAACACTAACCTTGCGCTTTTCCGCACTGGGCCCCGGCTTTCGCCGGGGTGCACGGGAGGCAGCTTCCCACCCCTAAGCCGGCATCAGCGGATAAGCGCGGCGCGCGCATATTGCCTCTGGACCGCCCGGCGCCGCACCGCCTATAGGCCTCGCCAGCATTTTCGCCCCGGCCGGGGCAGCGGAAGGATCATCCAAGATGAGCGTAACGACGGTTCCATTGCGTCCGGTGAGCAAGGGCGGCCTGTGGCTGATGTGGTTCGGCCTCGCGGCGTTGCTGGTCGCGGGCGCGGCCTTTGCGTGGCACATGACCCCGCGCATCGGGTTCGAAGTCGTCAAGGAAGGCACGGGGCCGAGCCCGACCAAGGCCGACGTCGTGCTGGTGAAATATGAAGGCAAGCTCGACGACGGCACCGTCTTCGACGCGAACGAACAGGCGCCGATGCAGGTCGCGCAGGTCGTCCCGGGCTTCTCCGAAGCGCTGACCCGCATGAAGAAGGGCGGCGAGTACAAGATCACCATCCCGGCGCAGCTCGGTTATGGCGACCGCGCGGTCGGGCCGATCCCGGCGGGCAGCACGCTGCATTTCGACGTGACCTTGCTCGACTTCCGTTCGGAGGCCGAGGTTCGCGCGATGCAGCAGCAGATGC
Coding sequences within it:
- a CDS encoding FKBP-type peptidyl-prolyl cis-trans isomerase — its product is MSVTTVPLRPVSKGGLWLMWFGLAALLVAGAAFAWHMTPRIGFEVVKEGTGPSPTKADVVLVKYEGKLDDGTVFDANEQAPMQVAQVVPGFSEALTRMKKGGEYKITIPAQLGYGDRAVGPIPAGSTLHFDVTLLDFRSEAEVRAMQQQMQQQQQMMQQQQMQGGPGGPGGPPPGMPPQ